One window from the genome of Cyclobacterium amurskyense encodes:
- a CDS encoding SLC5 family protein: MESNFTNLDLGIFIIYIVGIIGLGLYASRKSTGESKRDYFLAGDKLPWWMIGGSIIAANISSHHLVGVMGVAYERGFVAIVIEWGAILVGFNVLLWVFLPFYIRNGFYTMPEFLQKRFGGGARTTYSILVLLTYIFVEISAVLYLGAISLQSLLGIPMLASILFLAVFTGVYTVLGGLRAVVWTEMLQLAVLVLGMVALSYYTIDASGGFEAIVESSKDWELMLPANDPDFPWTMYLGGLLCISIFYNATNQFIVQRTLAAKNEWHARMGVIFADYLKFLIPLLIIIPAIVAPKIFPDLEKPDLLFSMLVEHLLPTGLVGLVMAGLIAAIMSHLSGAINSCTTILTIDVYLPYFRPNASEASSVRFGRITGVLVILIGILCTGILVYYSEKPIFIYLLNAYGLFTPGIATMFLMGIFWKGTTHAGALTAGLLTIPLSLLVEFFFPEMPFFNRTGIVFWTCMLLCVLVSLVTQRKSEAELEGLIWTKESLSLPKSEGEQQKGWRNPFIWWAIVMAMVLYFYIKYA; the protein is encoded by the coding sequence ATGGAATCCAATTTTACTAATTTAGACTTAGGGATATTTATCATCTACATTGTAGGAATAATAGGTCTAGGGCTATATGCCTCCAGGAAAAGTACCGGTGAAAGTAAACGTGATTATTTTCTAGCTGGTGACAAACTTCCATGGTGGATGATAGGAGGAAGTATTATTGCTGCCAATATCAGTAGTCATCACCTGGTAGGAGTAATGGGAGTGGCCTACGAAAGAGGATTTGTGGCCATTGTAATTGAGTGGGGGGCAATATTGGTAGGTTTTAATGTCTTGTTATGGGTGTTTTTACCTTTTTACATAAGGAATGGTTTTTATACCATGCCGGAATTTTTACAAAAGAGGTTTGGTGGAGGAGCCAGGACAACCTATTCGATTTTGGTGCTTTTGACTTATATTTTTGTAGAAATAAGTGCCGTTCTGTATCTAGGAGCCATTTCCCTGCAATCCTTGTTGGGAATACCAATGTTGGCGAGTATTCTGTTTTTGGCAGTATTTACAGGGGTCTATACTGTATTAGGAGGCTTAAGAGCGGTTGTTTGGACCGAAATGCTACAACTTGCTGTATTGGTGCTCGGTATGGTTGCTTTGTCCTACTATACCATAGATGCATCTGGTGGATTTGAGGCCATTGTAGAATCCTCAAAGGATTGGGAACTGATGTTGCCAGCCAACGACCCAGATTTTCCTTGGACCATGTATCTGGGAGGACTACTTTGTATTAGTATCTTTTACAATGCAACCAATCAGTTTATTGTTCAAAGAACCCTTGCGGCAAAAAATGAATGGCATGCACGCATGGGGGTGATTTTCGCCGATTATCTTAAGTTTTTAATTCCCCTATTGATCATTATACCTGCCATCGTGGCGCCAAAAATATTCCCTGACCTTGAAAAGCCAGACTTGCTCTTTTCCATGTTGGTTGAGCACTTGCTTCCTACAGGTTTGGTAGGGCTGGTGATGGCAGGACTAATAGCGGCGATCATGTCGCACTTATCAGGAGCCATTAACTCTTGTACAACCATCTTGACAATTGATGTTTATCTGCCTTATTTTCGACCAAATGCTTCTGAGGCATCTTCTGTACGATTTGGAAGAATTACAGGGGTTTTGGTAATTCTAATTGGAATATTATGTACCGGTATTCTTGTGTATTATTCCGAAAAACCCATATTTATTTACCTTTTAAATGCCTACGGCCTGTTTACCCCTGGGATCGCGACCATGTTCTTGATGGGGATATTCTGGAAAGGAACTACCCATGCAGGGGCATTAACGGCAGGCCTTCTTACCATTCCTTTGTCATTATTGGTAGAGTTTTTCTTTCCGGAGATGCCATTTTTTAATAGAACAGGAATTGTTTTCTGGACCTGTATGCTACTGTGCGTCCTCGTCAGTTTGGTCACCCAAAGAAAAAGTGAA
- a CDS encoding SDR family NAD(P)-dependent oxidoreductase, producing the protein MPGSFKNHCVIISGALGDIGRSIVKAFVLRGANVALGDVKENDEAQAFLASINLLNPEVKVLYDRVDVRDPALVKQWVERATEELGTLDIIIPNAATVTIKGIMNISPTEWSNELKVNLDGAFYLSRFASEKLLQGKVSGRLVFVGSWAAETVHQNLPTYSVSKAALRMLSKSLALELAPNDILVNEIAPGYVDAGLSKQVLDGNESAKLKAIEKVPVKRIMHPDEVASSVLWLCDFDNKHMTGSTLLMDGGLSLLS; encoded by the coding sequence ATGCCTGGTTCATTTAAAAACCATTGTGTGATCATTAGCGGCGCCCTTGGGGATATTGGTAGGTCCATAGTAAAAGCTTTTGTTCTGAGGGGAGCGAATGTGGCTTTGGGAGATGTGAAAGAAAACGATGAAGCACAAGCGTTTTTGGCTAGCATAAATCTTTTAAATCCTGAAGTGAAGGTTTTGTATGACCGTGTAGATGTAAGAGACCCTGCCCTAGTGAAGCAGTGGGTTGAACGGGCAACAGAAGAGCTGGGGACTCTGGATATAATTATCCCTAATGCTGCCACAGTAACCATAAAAGGAATCATGAATATTAGTCCCACGGAGTGGTCTAATGAATTGAAAGTAAATCTTGATGGGGCATTTTACCTTTCAAGATTTGCCAGTGAAAAGTTGCTCCAAGGCAAAGTGTCAGGAAGGTTGGTTTTCGTGGGAAGTTGGGCTGCAGAAACTGTACACCAAAACCTTCCCACTTACAGTGTGTCAAAAGCAGCATTAAGGATGTTGTCCAAATCCCTGGCACTAGAACTTGCTCCTAACGATATTCTGGTAAATGAAATTGCTCCCGGCTATGTGGATGCAGGTTTGAGTAAACAGGTATTAGACGGCAATGAATCAGCAAAGCTAAAAGCGATAGAAAAAGTACCTGTCAAAAGAATTATGCACCCAGATGAAGTTGCCAGTAGTGTACTCTGGTTATGTGATTTTGACAATAAACACATGACTGGAAGTACCCTGCTTATGGATGGTGGATTGTCCTTATTGTCCTAA
- a CDS encoding aspartate aminotransferase family protein, giving the protein MNNWPKSKALLNKNEKWIPGGVVSLNRKSDPNIAFTKGKGSRIWDIDGNEYIDYQAGFASAFLGHNDPDINGAVKKSMDNHEVLMGAGPTTHEGELAALFCACVPTVESIQVTCTGSEATYHAIRISRAVTEKDHVIIIQGGYNGWHNDVSANVMSSLEDIGPRVSPGEYPYDSLSAGVPQGHKDLIHVVNFNDLESIAYVVEKYPVACIILEPILQNIGIVKPNENYLKGLRELADEKGFLLIFDEVKTGFRHALGGYQSICGITPDLSSFGKAVANGYPIGVIGGKKKYMDYFNHPEKGKRVLIAGTFNAHPFTDAAAIATLKKLSSPEFAVYDHLENMGGLLEKGLIDIFNRYDKPFKVARIKSAYCVYFMDHAPVDFHDIVLNHDFEWDKAYRNELIHEGVYNFPLPIKQGSISFAHTEKDINETLDKTEKVVKKLMTK; this is encoded by the coding sequence ATGAATAATTGGCCAAAATCAAAAGCATTACTTAATAAAAACGAGAAATGGATCCCTGGTGGTGTTGTTTCTTTAAATCGTAAATCAGATCCAAATATTGCTTTTACCAAAGGCAAGGGGAGTAGAATTTGGGATATTGATGGGAATGAATACATCGATTATCAAGCAGGCTTCGCTTCGGCTTTTTTGGGCCACAATGATCCGGATATCAATGGAGCAGTAAAAAAATCCATGGATAACCATGAGGTGTTGATGGGGGCTGGGCCTACTACCCACGAAGGGGAGTTGGCAGCCTTGTTTTGCGCATGTGTGCCTACTGTTGAGAGCATTCAAGTGACCTGTACCGGTTCAGAAGCTACTTATCATGCCATTCGAATTTCAAGAGCAGTTACCGAAAAAGACCACGTTATTATCATTCAGGGAGGTTACAATGGCTGGCACAACGATGTCTCGGCAAATGTAATGAGTAGTCTGGAAGATATAGGACCTAGGGTTTCACCGGGAGAGTATCCTTATGATTCATTGTCAGCAGGGGTTCCACAAGGCCATAAAGACCTGATTCACGTAGTCAATTTCAATGATCTGGAATCAATAGCTTATGTGGTTGAAAAATATCCGGTAGCCTGTATAATTCTCGAGCCGATTTTACAAAACATTGGAATTGTAAAACCAAATGAGAATTACCTCAAGGGGCTTCGTGAATTGGCAGATGAGAAAGGTTTTCTTTTGATTTTTGATGAAGTGAAAACAGGTTTTCGCCATGCCTTAGGTGGTTATCAAAGCATTTGTGGGATAACCCCAGATTTAAGTTCCTTTGGTAAGGCCGTGGCCAATGGTTACCCAATAGGTGTGATTGGAGGAAAGAAGAAGTACATGGATTACTTTAACCACCCTGAGAAAGGAAAGAGAGTATTGATCGCTGGGACTTTTAATGCCCATCCATTTACAGATGCTGCTGCTATTGCTACTTTGAAAAAATTGTCTTCACCGGAATTTGCGGTTTATGACCATCTGGAAAACATGGGTGGGTTATTGGAAAAAGGCTTGATTGATATATTTAATCGTTATGACAAGCCTTTTAAAGTGGCACGCATAAAATCGGCTTATTGTGTTTACTTTATGGACCATGCTCCAGTAGATTTCCATGACATTGTGTTGAATCATGATTTTGAGTGGGATAAAGCTTATAGAAATGAACTCATTCATGAAGGTGTTTATAATTTCCCTTTGCCTATCAAACAAGGTAGCATTTCCTTTGCTCACACCGAAAAAGACATCAATGAAACGCTGGATAAAACTGAGAAAGTAGTGAAAAAACTTATGACTAAATAG
- a CDS encoding Gfo/Idh/MocA family protein, which yields MKSNSLSGKQRRNFLKTAGMLGASMVVSPRFAFAGPPKSDRKLRMAVVGGRFGASFFFHEHPNCVVEAVSDLRKDRREKLMEVYNCTKSYESLEQLIKDPKVEAVFVATPVPDHAEHVLACLNAGKHVLCAVPAAMSLEDCERLRNAVNKTGLTYMMAETSAYHQVVISARKYYNEGKFGNIFRVEADYHHPGLEVLFYEEGKPTWRHGMAPMMYPTHCTAYHISVTGERFTDVSCLGWGDDSEALKGNPYNNPFWNETALFKTNKGNASRMSVCWRGALMGTERGEWHGDRMSLYARDPHGLDEVKINASEELGRDDAGFLFKRAEKEDYQQQDWWDSDALPKLMRHNSGHDGSHTFITHEFVDSVINERQPLVNIHEALAYTAPGIVAHQSALRGGENMKIPTFDI from the coding sequence ATGAAATCAAATTCATTATCAGGAAAACAAAGAAGAAATTTTCTGAAAACAGCTGGAATGCTCGGTGCCTCAATGGTAGTGAGTCCTAGGTTTGCCTTTGCAGGCCCACCCAAAAGTGATAGAAAATTAAGAATGGCCGTTGTGGGAGGTAGATTTGGCGCTAGCTTTTTCTTTCATGAGCATCCCAATTGCGTGGTAGAGGCGGTTAGTGATTTACGAAAAGACCGGAGAGAAAAATTGATGGAAGTGTATAACTGTACCAAAAGTTATGAATCTCTGGAGCAATTAATTAAAGACCCAAAAGTAGAAGCAGTATTCGTGGCTACTCCAGTACCTGATCATGCTGAGCATGTACTTGCTTGTTTGAATGCGGGCAAGCATGTGCTATGTGCAGTGCCGGCTGCGATGAGTCTAGAAGATTGTGAAAGACTTAGGAATGCTGTGAATAAAACAGGTCTGACCTATATGATGGCTGAAACAAGTGCTTACCATCAAGTGGTCATTTCAGCAAGGAAATATTATAATGAAGGGAAATTTGGAAATATATTCAGGGTAGAAGCCGATTATCATCACCCAGGTCTTGAGGTGCTTTTTTATGAGGAAGGAAAGCCTACCTGGAGACATGGTATGGCCCCAATGATGTACCCTACCCACTGTACGGCTTACCATATTTCTGTTACAGGAGAGCGATTTACGGACGTAAGTTGTCTTGGTTGGGGAGATGATAGTGAAGCTTTGAAAGGTAACCCTTATAACAATCCATTCTGGAATGAAACTGCGCTCTTCAAAACCAATAAAGGCAATGCGAGCAGGATGTCTGTATGTTGGAGAGGAGCTTTGATGGGGACTGAAAGAGGTGAATGGCATGGGGATAGGATGAGTTTGTATGCAAGAGATCCACATGGATTAGATGAAGTGAAGATCAATGCTTCTGAAGAATTGGGAAGAGATGATGCAGGATTTTTGTTTAAGAGAGCAGAGAAAGAGGATTATCAACAGCAAGATTGGTGGGATTCGGATGCTTTGCCTAAGTTAATGAGGCACAATAGTGGACATGATGGTTCACATACCTTTATTACCCACGAATTTGTGGACTCAGTGATTAACGAGAGACAGCCATTGGTAAACATTCATGAAGCATTGGCTTATACTGCCCCTGGGATAGTTGCCCATCAGTCGGCATTAAGGGGAGGGGAGAACATGAAGATCCCAACATTTGACATATAA
- a CDS encoding GntR family transcriptional regulator, with amino-acid sequence MKNESLSVKVYSELRRKILSNHLVSGVRLKEDYWATHLNVNRMAVREALNRLLGENLVVFGKKGGYFVKSLSPEDVKEIREVREIIELGALRLIFQKQDQKDIAILEEICDDFTTMFKREYFEGACEADVRFHEKMIELSGNARLKQIYQMSNIPLFHQKLGQTQVHMSDYEHTDEEHREIVAALKNKDLAKAEEMLKKHLLRGEMASLDL; translated from the coding sequence ATGAAAAATGAATCCCTTTCCGTTAAGGTTTATTCAGAACTAAGAAGGAAGATATTGTCCAATCACCTGGTATCCGGTGTTCGCTTAAAAGAAGATTATTGGGCGACTCATCTTAATGTAAATAGAATGGCGGTGAGAGAGGCATTGAATCGTTTGTTGGGGGAGAACTTGGTGGTATTTGGTAAGAAGGGTGGTTATTTTGTGAAAAGCCTAAGCCCTGAAGATGTCAAGGAGATCCGTGAGGTAAGAGAAATTATCGAGTTGGGCGCATTGCGATTGATTTTTCAAAAACAGGATCAGAAAGATATTGCCATCCTTGAGGAAATATGCGATGATTTTACGACAATGTTTAAGCGTGAGTATTTTGAAGGGGCCTGTGAAGCAGATGTGAGGTTTCATGAGAAAATGATTGAACTGTCTGGTAATGCGAGACTAAAGCAAATTTACCAAATGAGCAACATCCCACTTTTTCACCAGAAATTGGGGCAAACTCAGGTTCATATGAGTGATTATGAGCATACTGATGAAGAGCACAGAGAGATCGTGGCTGCCCTTAAAAATAAAGACTTGGCTAAAGCTGAAGAAATGCTTAAAAAACATCTCTTAAGGGGTGAAATGGCTTCTTTAGACTTGTGA
- a CDS encoding DUF5686 and carboxypeptidase-like regulatory domain-containing protein has translation MKTKLIFLLLLTLLSLSTYGQVVIKGKVTDAETGDPIPFASVLLQGTSVGNSTDFEGNFLITSSSRADSLLVTYIGYLPQAKALESGNEHTINFQLRPSDIQLDAFVFVAGENPAYDIIRKAVDKKKQFDKRNLNAYETKNYTKIEIDIDHVSEAFTKRKAVQKVTAVLDSIKQLTNDEGEKILPVFFSETLSSFYFRNNPELKKEVVEKSKVTGVGITDGSTASQITGSAFQEYNFYKNWLNILEKEFVSPIADGWRGFYDYDLLDSIKIGEDSVYALQVYPLREQDLAFTGTIWINKETYALKQVDLTIPREANLNFIERIKIQQELTATEQGALIPSKTRVQVKIGQITPKTAGLLAKFYTSVDSISIGNPKPTSFFNQAVVLQPDFDSEGAEFWNQNRKDPLSTEELAVLQMVDTLNKIPVIRFYSEGLKFLATSYLPIGKFDLGPWPGFFNYNNVEGVRLGAGFRTNMKFSNKWALEGYAAYGFLDQRLKYHGGVTRILDRNRWTTVKISTQKEIDQVGLEMENLAGNSVFLAASRFGTLRKPFISTNHKLELRRELFKGFILSGGLKLNHFDPLYNFYHRDEVGSELKSEFNTTEAKIGVRYGRDETFIINDNERISLGPSRWPIFAVNYSQGFKWLKGEYNYSKMNLVISQKLNMGMLGISKYEAEAGKVFGEVPYPVLENHLGNETLFYTTAAFNTMNFNEFASDQYFSIRYRHFFEGFLLNKIPLIKKLKWRAVANANVLFGSVSEANKSHAPVMDPEGFPLQPFQGLDSNMPYLELGYGVENIFKFFRVDFFHRMTYLDDPDTKPFAVKVSAQIIF, from the coding sequence TTGAAAACAAAACTTATATTTTTACTTCTTTTAACCCTATTGTCATTATCTACCTATGGACAGGTGGTTATAAAAGGAAAAGTTACTGATGCTGAAACAGGTGATCCTATCCCTTTCGCCTCAGTATTGCTACAGGGTACCAGTGTAGGGAACTCTACAGATTTTGAAGGGAATTTCCTTATCACAAGTAGCAGTAGGGCAGACAGCCTCTTGGTGACCTATATAGGATATCTACCACAGGCAAAAGCCTTAGAAAGCGGAAATGAGCACACAATTAATTTCCAACTTAGGCCCTCTGATATCCAATTGGATGCATTTGTATTTGTAGCAGGAGAGAATCCTGCCTATGATATTATCCGGAAGGCTGTGGACAAGAAAAAACAGTTTGACAAGCGGAATCTAAATGCATACGAAACAAAAAACTATACAAAAATTGAAATTGATATAGACCATGTTTCAGAAGCTTTTACAAAAAGAAAAGCAGTTCAGAAAGTAACGGCCGTTTTAGACTCCATCAAACAACTGACCAACGATGAGGGAGAAAAGATTTTGCCTGTCTTCTTCTCGGAAACACTTTCTTCCTTTTATTTCAGGAATAACCCTGAACTTAAAAAAGAAGTAGTGGAAAAATCCAAGGTTACGGGTGTAGGGATTACAGATGGTTCAACGGCCTCCCAGATCACCGGTTCAGCATTTCAAGAATACAACTTCTATAAAAACTGGCTAAATATCCTCGAAAAAGAATTTGTTTCCCCAATTGCAGATGGTTGGCGGGGCTTTTATGATTACGACTTGCTGGATTCTATCAAAATTGGAGAAGACTCCGTTTATGCTTTGCAAGTTTATCCCTTGAGGGAACAGGACCTGGCATTTACAGGAACCATTTGGATAAATAAAGAAACCTACGCCCTCAAACAAGTAGATCTTACCATACCAAGAGAAGCCAACCTGAACTTTATCGAAAGAATAAAAATCCAACAGGAATTAACCGCCACAGAGCAAGGGGCACTAATCCCCTCAAAAACACGAGTACAGGTGAAAATCGGGCAGATTACCCCAAAAACAGCCGGTTTACTGGCCAAGTTTTACACCTCTGTTGACAGTATTAGCATAGGAAACCCTAAACCTACCTCCTTTTTTAATCAGGCCGTCGTTCTCCAACCTGATTTTGATTCTGAAGGAGCGGAATTTTGGAATCAAAATAGAAAAGATCCACTTAGTACAGAAGAACTCGCTGTTCTTCAAATGGTAGACACCCTTAATAAAATCCCTGTTATTCGATTTTATTCAGAAGGTTTAAAATTTCTTGCTACCAGCTATTTGCCCATAGGTAAATTTGACCTTGGCCCATGGCCAGGCTTTTTCAATTATAACAATGTAGAAGGAGTAAGACTAGGCGCAGGATTTCGGACAAATATGAAGTTCAGTAATAAGTGGGCTCTTGAAGGCTATGCAGCCTATGGCTTTTTAGACCAAAGGTTAAAATACCATGGAGGGGTGACGCGAATTTTAGACAGAAACAGATGGACCACCGTTAAAATTTCCACGCAGAAAGAGATCGATCAGGTTGGACTGGAAATGGAAAACCTAGCCGGAAACAGTGTATTCCTTGCCGCGAGTAGATTTGGGACACTCCGAAAACCTTTTATATCCACCAACCATAAATTGGAGCTTAGAAGGGAATTATTCAAAGGGTTTATTTTATCAGGTGGCCTTAAACTGAATCACTTTGACCCTTTGTACAATTTTTATCATAGAGACGAAGTGGGTTCGGAGTTGAAATCAGAATTCAATACAACAGAAGCCAAAATAGGTGTTCGGTATGGTAGAGATGAAACCTTTATTATTAATGACAATGAGCGAATTTCCTTAGGACCATCCCGATGGCCAATTTTCGCGGTGAATTATTCTCAGGGTTTTAAATGGCTTAAAGGTGAATACAATTACTCAAAAATGAACCTAGTTATTTCCCAAAAACTAAATATGGGCATGTTAGGCATTTCCAAATACGAGGCAGAAGCCGGTAAAGTTTTCGGAGAAGTACCCTACCCTGTTTTGGAAAACCACCTGGGAAATGAAACCTTGTTTTATACTACAGCGGCATTTAACACCATGAATTTTAACGAATTTGCCTCTGACCAATATTTCAGTATTCGCTACAGACACTTTTTTGAAGGTTTCTTATTGAATAAAATCCCTTTAATTAAAAAATTAAAATGGAGGGCTGTAGCAAATGCCAATGTGCTATTTGGTTCGGTCAGCGAGGCCAACAAGTCTCATGCTCCTGTGATGGATCCTGAAGGTTTTCCTTTACAACCATTCCAAGGCTTAGACTCAAACATGCCCTATCTGGAGCTAGGTTATGGGGTGGAGAATATTTTTAAGTTTTTTAGGGTAGATTTCTTTCACCGAATGACTTACCTTGATGATCCGGACACCAAACCCTTCGCTGTTAAAGTCAGCGCACAAATAATCTTCTAA
- a CDS encoding aldehyde dehydrogenase family protein, whose translation MALLYHEINGLIKNVKKWSKRKKVATGVANFPAKSYIIPEPMGVTLVIGTWNYPYQLSLVPAITSLAAGNTVILKPSELPAKTSQVMAQIINDNFPSNYFHVVEGGVKETTELLEHPFNKIFFTGSIPVGKIIYQAAAKHLTPVTLELGGKSPTFVLSDTDIKMTAKRIVWAKFLNAGQTCIAPDYILVDQSIEAPFLEALKNEIGCNYKNKADIEENYLRIIYNKNFDRLSNLIRTGQVYFGGNLNRDNRFIEPTILQNVTFEYEVMKEEIFGPILPILSFTNLEEAIQTVKERPKPLSCYIYSKNRKTINKLLNELSFGGGAVNDSVMHLSNTNLPFGGVGLSGMGSYHGKAGFDTFTHYKSILDKPFWFEGNIKYAPYTKLKKAIIKWAY comes from the coding sequence TTGGCTTTGCTATACCACGAGATCAATGGTTTAATAAAAAACGTAAAAAAGTGGAGTAAACGAAAAAAGGTAGCCACTGGAGTGGCCAATTTTCCGGCAAAGAGTTACATCATCCCAGAACCTATGGGTGTTACCTTGGTGATAGGCACCTGGAATTACCCCTATCAGCTCTCTCTAGTGCCCGCCATTACATCACTAGCAGCAGGAAACACCGTTATCCTAAAACCTAGTGAACTACCTGCCAAAACCTCTCAAGTAATGGCGCAAATTATCAATGACAATTTTCCAAGCAACTATTTCCATGTAGTAGAAGGGGGTGTAAAAGAAACCACAGAGCTATTAGAACATCCCTTTAACAAAATATTTTTCACTGGTAGCATTCCAGTTGGCAAAATCATTTATCAAGCCGCAGCAAAACATCTAACACCTGTCACACTAGAACTTGGGGGCAAGAGTCCAACATTCGTCCTTTCTGATACGGATATTAAGATGACTGCAAAGCGAATTGTTTGGGCAAAGTTCCTAAATGCAGGCCAGACTTGTATTGCTCCTGACTATATTTTAGTAGATCAATCCATTGAGGCACCATTTCTAGAAGCCTTAAAAAATGAAATTGGATGCAACTATAAAAACAAGGCTGACATTGAGGAAAACTATTTAAGAATAATTTACAACAAAAATTTTGACCGACTTAGTAATTTGATCCGGACAGGTCAGGTTTATTTTGGAGGTAATTTAAATAGAGACAATAGGTTTATAGAACCAACAATTCTTCAAAATGTAACTTTTGAGTACGAAGTTATGAAAGAGGAAATTTTCGGCCCAATTCTCCCTATTTTATCTTTTACCAACCTTGAAGAGGCAATACAGACAGTAAAGGAAAGACCAAAACCGCTTTCTTGTTATATCTACTCGAAAAACAGAAAAACAATTAATAAACTATTGAATGAGCTTTCATTCGGAGGAGGAGCTGTAAATGACAGTGTAATGCACCTGTCTAACACCAACCTTCCATTTGGAGGCGTAGGTTTAAGTGGAATGGGGAGTTATCATGGGAAAGCAGGATTTGACACCTTCACCCATTACAAAAGCATATTAGATAAACCCTTTTGGTTTGAAGGGAATATCAAATATGCTCCATACACAAAGCTAAAAAAAGCAATCATTAAGTGGGCTTATTAA
- a CDS encoding YicC/YloC family endoribonuclease → MIKSMTGFGLAVYEDDNYTVQIEVKTLNSKFLDLNFRAPKQFSEKETEVKNIVSGILERGKVNVSIDFSSKKEDDLPIVIQEELFQRYYEKYADMAGMVKGSTTDIFKLALQSPGVTTVNVEKSDYNEAWKIILPIISEALNDCDSFRINEGAVLMEKFQESLSIITENLNSIKALVPVRKNRLIEKIRDNFSEWVKDQDFDKNRFEQELIYYFEKLDITEEVVRLEAHLNLFAEVLQSNKSEGKKMGFVSQEMGREINTIGSKANDSSIQHHVINMKDELEKIKEQALNII, encoded by the coding sequence ATGATAAAATCCATGACAGGCTTTGGCCTGGCAGTATATGAGGACGATAATTATACCGTTCAAATAGAAGTTAAAACCCTTAATTCTAAGTTTTTAGACCTTAATTTTAGGGCTCCAAAACAATTTTCTGAAAAGGAAACAGAGGTTAAAAATATAGTTTCAGGCATTCTTGAAAGAGGGAAGGTCAACGTTTCTATTGATTTCAGCTCTAAAAAAGAAGATGACCTTCCAATAGTGATTCAAGAAGAGCTGTTCCAAAGGTATTATGAAAAATATGCGGACATGGCCGGAATGGTTAAAGGTTCGACTACAGATATTTTTAAATTGGCACTTCAGTCTCCTGGCGTTACTACGGTTAATGTAGAGAAGTCTGATTATAATGAAGCCTGGAAGATTATTTTACCAATTATAAGTGAAGCCTTGAATGATTGCGATTCATTTAGAATCAATGAAGGGGCTGTGTTGATGGAGAAATTTCAGGAAAGCTTGTCTATTATTACTGAAAACCTGAATAGCATTAAGGCCTTGGTTCCGGTTCGTAAAAACAGACTTATTGAAAAAATAAGAGATAACTTTTCCGAATGGGTAAAAGACCAGGATTTTGATAAAAACAGATTTGAGCAAGAGCTCATTTATTATTTTGAGAAGTTAGACATTACCGAAGAAGTTGTCAGGCTAGAAGCCCACCTGAACCTGTTTGCAGAGGTCTTGCAATCAAATAAGTCTGAAGGTAAGAAGATGGGTTTTGTAAGTCAGGAAATGGGCAGAGAGATCAATACTATTGGATCTAAAGCAAATGATTCTTCTATTCAGCACCATGTCATCAATATGAAAGATGAATTGGAAAAGATTAAAGAGCAGGCGCTGAATATTATCTAA